A genome region from Bradyrhizobium sp. WSM1417 includes the following:
- the sufB gene encoding Fe-S cluster assembly protein SufB: MPAVQETVERVKRIDVDQYRYGFETLIESDKAPKGLSEETVKFISEKKNEPAWMLQWRLEAYRRWLTMTEPTWARVDYPKIDFQDLYYYSAPKPKKTITSLDEIDPEILKTYEKLGIPLREVAMLEGVEPKPGEEDPNRRKIAVDAVFDSVSVATTFKAELKKAGVIFMPISEAIREHPELVQKYLGSVVPTSDNFYATLNSAVFSDGSFVYVPPGVRCPMELSTYFRINERNTGQFERTLIIADKGSYVSYLEGCTAPQRDENQLHAAVVELVTHDDAEIKYSTVQNWYPGNSEGKGGIYNFVTKRGDCRGNNSKISWTQVETGSAITWKYPSCILRGDNSRGEFYSIAISNGYQQVDSGTKMIHLGKNTSSRIISKGIAAGRSQNTYRGLVTAHRKATGARNFTACDSLLIGDKCGAHTVPYIEAKNSSATFEHEATTSKISEDVLFYCIQRGLTQEEAVGLVVNGFVKDVLQQLPMEFAVEAQKLISISLEGSVG, encoded by the coding sequence ATGCCAGCCGTGCAAGAGACGGTCGAGCGCGTGAAGCGCATCGACGTCGATCAGTATCGTTATGGGTTTGAGACCCTGATCGAATCCGACAAGGCCCCCAAGGGGCTGTCGGAAGAGACCGTCAAGTTCATCTCCGAGAAGAAGAACGAACCCGCCTGGATGCTCCAGTGGCGGCTCGAAGCCTATCGGCGCTGGCTGACCATGACCGAGCCGACCTGGGCGCGCGTCGACTATCCCAAGATCGACTTCCAGGACCTCTATTACTATTCGGCGCCGAAGCCGAAGAAGACGATCACCTCGCTCGACGAGATTGATCCCGAGATTCTGAAGACCTACGAGAAGCTCGGCATTCCCTTGCGGGAAGTCGCGATGCTCGAGGGCGTCGAGCCGAAGCCCGGCGAGGAAGACCCCAACAGGCGCAAGATCGCGGTCGACGCGGTGTTCGATTCGGTCTCGGTTGCGACCACCTTCAAGGCGGAGCTGAAGAAGGCCGGCGTGATCTTCATGCCGATCTCGGAGGCGATCCGCGAGCATCCCGAGCTGGTGCAGAAATATCTGGGATCCGTGGTTCCGACGTCGGACAATTTCTATGCGACGCTGAACTCGGCGGTGTTTTCGGACGGCTCGTTCGTCTACGTGCCGCCGGGCGTGCGCTGCCCGATGGAGCTGTCGACCTACTTCCGTATCAACGAGCGCAACACCGGCCAGTTCGAGCGCACGCTGATCATCGCCGACAAGGGCTCCTACGTCTCCTATCTCGAGGGCTGCACCGCGCCGCAGCGTGACGAGAACCAGCTGCACGCCGCCGTGGTCGAGCTCGTCACCCACGATGACGCCGAGATCAAATATTCCACGGTGCAGAACTGGTATCCGGGCAATTCGGAAGGCAAGGGCGGCATCTACAATTTCGTCACCAAGCGTGGTGATTGCCGCGGCAACAATTCCAAGATCTCCTGGACCCAGGTCGAGACCGGTTCGGCGATCACCTGGAAGTATCCGAGCTGCATCCTGCGCGGCGACAATTCGCGTGGTGAATTCTACTCGATCGCGATCTCGAACGGCTATCAGCAGGTCGACTCGGGCACCAAGATGATCCATCTCGGCAAGAACACGTCGAGCCGCATCATCTCAAAGGGCATCGCCGCCGGCAGGTCGCAGAATACCTATCGCGGCCTCGTCACGGCGCATCGCAAGGCGACCGGCGCCCGCAACTTCACCGCCTGCGATTCGCTGCTGATCGGCGACAAATGCGGCGCGCACACCGTGCCCTACATCGAAGCCAAGAACTCGTCGGCGACGTTCGAGCACGAGGCCACCACGTCGAAGATCTCCGAGGACGTGCTGTTCTACTGCATCCAGCGCGGCCTCACGCAGGAGGAGGCGGTCGGCCTCGTCGTCAACGGCTTCGTCAAGGACGTGCTGCAGCAGCTGCCGATGGAATTCGCGGTGGAAGCGCAGAAGCTGATTTCGATCTCGCTCGAAGGATCGGTCGGCTAG
- a CDS encoding SUF system Fe-S cluster assembly protein — protein MSDTAEIKANPMETQSALPPEETERLTTEIIAGLKTVFDPEIPADIYELGLIYKVEIKDDRSVDVQMTLTTPNCPAAGELPTMVENAVASVPGVGVVDVKVVWEPAWTPERMSDEARLVLNMW, from the coding sequence ATGAGTGACACGGCCGAAATCAAAGCCAATCCAATGGAAACCCAGTCGGCGCTGCCGCCTGAGGAGACCGAGCGTTTGACCACTGAGATCATCGCCGGGCTCAAGACCGTGTTCGACCCGGAAATCCCGGCTGACATCTACGAGCTCGGCCTGATCTACAAGGTCGAGATCAAGGATGATCGCTCGGTCGACGTCCAGATGACGCTGACGACGCCGAATTGTCCGGCCGCCGGCGAGCTGCCGACCATGGTCGAGAACGCGGTCGCCAGCGTCCCCGGCGTCGGCGTGGTCGACGTCAAGGTGGTCTGGGAGCCGGCCTGGACGCCGGAACGCATGAGCGACGAGGCCCGCCTCGTGCTCAACATGTGGTGA
- a CDS encoding TfoX/Sxy family protein — MDREFLIDLFADFGPVAIRKMFSGYGISADGINFALALRAGLFLRADEVTIPDFEAEGSKPFQYATRAKTVVVNSYWELPARLFDDSAELAQWARAALAAAQRAKLKKRPKVKETPKKAVKKPTNKVAKPAKAAKKVGKKSPARKRATRRA; from the coding sequence ATGGACCGCGAATTCCTGATCGACTTGTTCGCCGATTTCGGCCCCGTCGCCATCCGAAAAATGTTTTCCGGCTACGGCATCTCCGCCGACGGCATCAATTTCGCGCTGGCGTTGCGCGCCGGCCTGTTTTTGCGCGCCGACGAGGTGACCATCCCGGATTTTGAAGCGGAAGGCTCGAAGCCGTTTCAATACGCGACCCGCGCCAAGACCGTGGTGGTGAACTCCTACTGGGAGCTGCCCGCGCGCCTGTTCGACGATTCCGCGGAACTCGCGCAATGGGCGAGGGCGGCGCTCGCCGCCGCCCAGCGCGCCAAGCTGAAGAAGCGGCCCAAGGTCAAGGAGACGCCGAAGAAGGCGGTCAAGAAGCCAACGAACAAGGTCGCCAAGCCTGCGAAAGCGGCGAAGAAAGTCGGCAAGAAGAGCCCGGCCCGCAAGCGCGCCACGCGAAGGGCTTGA
- the sufD gene encoding Fe-S cluster assembly protein SufD produces the protein MNVAVAKTGNGRAVSDLFASAEGRLPGSPSVIAVRREAFETYERLGLPHRRIEEWKYTDLRALVGEVLPLAAAPDAAALKRAADAVKAHAIAGARKLVLVDGVFAADLSDIKALASEVSVKTLRETLEKDSSLLKTAATDAVIALNAAMATDGVVLTVADGAQLSAPIQIIHIAIASSASTFTRSQVAVGKGARATIIESFVAAGAKAYQVSDAVILSVGDNADVAHIRLMDDAPDAVNITSQFVTVGANTKLNFFNMTTGAAVSRLQGFITLAGEGSELSVNGVNLLQKTEHGDTTLVVDHAVPNCVSREVFRAVIDDRAHSVFQGRIIVRPDAQKTDGKMMIRALLLSDEAEADNKPELEIFADDVSCGHGATAGALDDSLLFYLKARGLPEKQAQALLIQAFVGEAIEQIADDDLREHVIGIAERWLERRQ, from the coding sequence ATGAACGTTGCTGTGGCAAAGACCGGAAACGGCCGCGCGGTGAGCGATCTGTTCGCCAGCGCCGAAGGCCGTCTGCCGGGTTCGCCTTCCGTGATCGCTGTGCGCCGCGAGGCGTTCGAGACCTATGAGCGTCTCGGCCTGCCGCACCGCCGGATCGAGGAATGGAAATACACCGACCTGCGCGCGCTGGTCGGCGAGGTGCTGCCGCTCGCGGCTGCGCCCGATGCGGCTGCGTTGAAGCGCGCCGCGGACGCCGTGAAAGCGCACGCGATCGCGGGCGCCCGCAAGCTGGTGCTGGTGGACGGCGTGTTCGCTGCCGATCTCTCCGACATTAAGGCGCTGGCCTCCGAGGTGAGCGTTAAGACCTTGCGGGAGACGCTGGAGAAGGATTCCAGTCTGTTGAAGACCGCGGCCACCGATGCGGTGATCGCGCTGAACGCGGCGATGGCGACCGACGGTGTCGTGCTTACGGTCGCCGATGGCGCGCAGCTCTCCGCGCCGATCCAGATCATTCACATCGCGATCGCGTCTTCCGCGTCGACGTTCACCCGCTCGCAGGTCGCGGTCGGGAAGGGCGCTCGTGCCACCATCATCGAGAGCTTCGTCGCGGCCGGCGCCAAGGCTTACCAGGTCAGCGATGCCGTCATCCTCTCGGTCGGCGACAACGCCGACGTCGCGCATATCCGCCTGATGGACGATGCGCCTGACGCGGTGAACATCACCTCGCAATTCGTCACGGTCGGTGCGAACACAAAGCTCAATTTCTTCAACATGACCACCGGTGCTGCGGTCAGCCGCCTGCAAGGCTTCATCACGCTGGCGGGCGAGGGCAGTGAGCTCTCCGTCAACGGCGTGAACCTGTTGCAGAAGACCGAGCATGGCGACACCACGCTGGTCGTCGACCACGCCGTGCCGAATTGTGTGAGCCGCGAGGTCTTCCGTGCCGTGATCGACGACCGTGCCCATTCCGTGTTCCAGGGCCGCATCATCGTTCGTCCCGATGCACAGAAGACCGACGGCAAGATGATGATCCGCGCGCTGCTGCTCTCGGACGAGGCGGAAGCCGACAACAAGCCCGAGCTCGAGATCTTCGCTGACGACGTCTCCTGCGGCCATGGCGCCACCGCCGGCGCGCTCGACGACAGCCTGCTGTTCTATCTGAAGGCGCGCGGCCTGCCGGAGAAACAGGCCCAGGCGCTGCTGATCCAGGCTTTCGTCGGCGAGGCGATCGAGCAGATCGCCGACGATGATCTGCGCGAGCACGTGATCGGCATTGCCGAACGCTGGCTGGAGCGGCGCCAATGA
- a CDS encoding cysteine desulfurase family protein has protein sequence MPTRVYLDWNATTPLRSQARAAMVAAWELIGNPSSVHAEGREARRLVEAARSTLAEAVGALPRNVVFTSTGTEANALALSPGLRGASGGPVERLLVSAIEHASVLAGGRFPTDKIGQIRVTRSGVIDVDHLKALLGDGPPALVSIMAANNETGAMQPVTDVAGIVHGAGGLLHVDAIQAFGKIPFDIKVIGADLATFSAHKIGGPKGVGALVVAEGVAGLEPVLRGGGQELNRRAGTENVAGIAGFGAAVRVALEALPEDAERMASLRDRLENGIRSMASATVFSSDVKRLPNTVLFTASGLKAETAVIGFDLEGVAVSSGSACSSGKVQPSHVLSAMGYDPTVAQGAVRLSLGWSTEPDDINRALEAWRKLGNTLLKG, from the coding sequence ATGCCGACCCGTGTCTATCTCGACTGGAATGCGACCACGCCGCTGCGCTCCCAGGCGCGCGCGGCGATGGTCGCGGCCTGGGAGCTGATCGGCAACCCGTCCTCGGTTCATGCCGAGGGGCGGGAGGCACGTCGGCTCGTCGAGGCAGCCCGGTCCACGCTTGCCGAAGCCGTGGGAGCGCTGCCGCGGAACGTCGTCTTCACCTCCACGGGAACCGAAGCCAACGCGCTGGCGCTGTCGCCGGGGCTTCGGGGGGCGTCTGGCGGGCCTGTCGAGCGGCTTTTGGTATCGGCAATCGAGCATGCTTCGGTACTGGCGGGCGGCCGGTTCCCGACCGATAAGATCGGTCAGATCAGGGTCACGCGCTCCGGCGTGATCGACGTCGACCATTTGAAGGCGCTGCTCGGCGACGGCCCGCCGGCGCTGGTCTCCATCATGGCGGCCAACAACGAGACGGGCGCGATGCAGCCGGTCACTGACGTCGCGGGAATCGTTCACGGGGCCGGCGGCCTCCTGCACGTCGATGCCATCCAGGCGTTTGGAAAAATCCCTTTCGATATCAAGGTGATCGGCGCGGACCTTGCAACCTTTTCTGCGCACAAGATCGGTGGCCCCAAGGGGGTCGGCGCGCTGGTCGTGGCCGAGGGCGTGGCCGGACTTGAGCCGGTGCTGCGGGGTGGCGGGCAGGAGCTGAACCGGCGCGCCGGAACCGAGAATGTTGCCGGTATTGCCGGCTTCGGGGCAGCGGTGCGGGTTGCCCTTGAGGCTTTGCCGGAGGATGCGGAGCGGATGGCAAGCCTCAGAGATCGCTTGGAAAATGGCATTCGCTCCATGGCCAGCGCAACGGTCTTTTCAAGTGACGTCAAGCGGTTGCCCAATACCGTTCTTTTCACGGCTTCCGGCTTGAAGGCCGAGACCGCGGTGATCGGTTTCGACCTCGAAGGTGTCGCCGTGTCCTCCGGATCTGCCTGTTCCTCGGGCAAGGTGCAGCCGTCCCACGTGTTGTCGGCAATGGGGTATGATCCGACCGTCGCCCAGGGAGCGGTGCGTCTCAGTCTGGGCTGGTCCACGGAGCCGGATGACATCAATAGGGCGTTAGAGGCTTGGCGAAAGCTCGGTAATACCCTACTTAAGGGATAA
- a CDS encoding GGDEF domain-containing protein codes for MVKVLDEHERTMAFAEVALGQIRSLRQTAIPRNYEIWFVYATGYNAPLNKIINETLARSGKLTEADLDQIYETYLSHIKTTDRIDKVGARVIGEIDDVMKVLGDALGMTGSYDASLSAATEKLSSAESREQIKSIVETLLHSTSEMRETNKALEDRLTLSKSEISNLQQSLEAIRAESLTDPLTGLGNRKYFDRMIDMAVQGALTSGEPLSLLLVDIDHFKSFNDSYGHLTGDQVLRLVGLSLKQTIKGQDITARYGGEEFAVVLPNTALRQALTVADHIRRAVMAKELKKKSTGEILGRVTISVGVSMLKQGDDTDALIERADACLYAAKRNGRNRVICEADPEFAVETHNRVA; via the coding sequence GTGGTCAAGGTGCTCGACGAACACGAACGCACGATGGCGTTCGCCGAGGTAGCGCTCGGTCAAATCCGATCGCTACGGCAGACCGCAATTCCCCGCAATTACGAGATCTGGTTCGTCTACGCCACCGGCTACAACGCCCCGCTCAACAAGATCATCAACGAGACGCTGGCGCGGAGCGGCAAGCTGACCGAAGCCGATCTCGATCAGATCTACGAGACCTACCTCTCCCACATCAAGACCACCGACCGCATCGACAAGGTCGGCGCGCGCGTCATCGGCGAGATCGACGACGTGATGAAGGTCCTCGGCGACGCGCTCGGGATGACCGGCTCCTACGATGCCAGCCTGTCGGCCGCGACCGAAAAGCTCTCATCGGCCGAGAGCCGCGAGCAGATCAAGTCGATCGTCGAGACCCTGCTGCATTCGACCAGCGAGATGCGCGAGACCAACAAGGCGCTGGAAGACCGGCTGACGCTGTCGAAGAGCGAGATCAGCAACCTCCAGCAGAGCCTGGAGGCGATCCGCGCCGAGAGCCTGACCGATCCGCTGACGGGGCTCGGCAACCGTAAATATTTCGATCGCATGATCGACATGGCCGTGCAAGGCGCGCTCACCTCCGGCGAGCCGCTGTCGCTGCTGCTGGTCGACATCGATCATTTCAAGTCGTTCAACGATTCCTACGGCCATCTCACCGGCGACCAGGTGCTGCGGCTGGTCGGCCTGTCGCTGAAGCAGACCATCAAGGGCCAGGACATCACCGCGCGCTATGGCGGCGAGGAATTCGCGGTCGTGCTGCCCAACACCGCGCTGCGCCAGGCCCTCACGGTGGCCGATCACATCCGCCGCGCGGTGATGGCGAAGGAATTGAAAAAGAAGTCCACCGGCGAAATCCTCGGCCGCGTCACCATCTCCGTCGGCGTCTCCATGCTGAAGCAGGGCGACGACACCGACGCGCTGATCGAACGCGCGGATGCCTGCCTGTACGCCGCCAAACGCAACGGCCGCAACCGCGTGATCTGCGAGGCCGATCCGGAATTCGCGGTCGAGACGCACAACCGGGTGGCGTGA
- a CDS encoding cysteine desulfurase: protein MSTHPAVKNGSYDVARVRQDFPALAMQIYGKPLVYLDNAASAQKPSAVLDRMTQAYTSEYANVHRGLHYLANAATEAYEGGRTKVAQFINAARTEEVIFTRNATEAINLVASSWGEPNIKEGDEIVISIMEHHSNIVPWHFLRERHGAVIKWAPVDDEGNFLIEEFEKLLTSKTKLVAITQMSNALGTIVPVKDVVKIAHARGIPVLVDGSQGAVHLPVDVQDLGCDFYVFTGHKVYGPTGIGVLWAKYDHLVAMRPFNGGGEMIREVSRDVVTYGDPPHKFEAGTPAIVEVVGLGAAIDYVNSIGKERIAAHEHDLVTYAQEKLREINSLRLIGTARGKGPVISFELKGAHAHDVATVIDRQGIAVRAGTHCVMPLLERFNVTATCRASFGMYNTREEVDHLAQALLKARDLFA, encoded by the coding sequence ATGAGCACGCATCCGGCAGTCAAGAACGGCTCTTACGACGTTGCGCGCGTGCGCCAGGATTTTCCGGCGCTGGCCATGCAGATCTATGGCAAGCCGCTGGTCTATCTCGATAACGCGGCTTCCGCGCAGAAGCCGAGCGCCGTACTCGATCGCATGACGCAGGCCTATACCTCCGAATACGCCAACGTGCATCGCGGCCTCCATTATCTCGCCAACGCCGCGACCGAGGCCTATGAGGGCGGCCGCACCAAGGTGGCGCAGTTCATCAACGCTGCCCGGACCGAGGAAGTGATCTTCACCCGCAACGCGACAGAGGCGATCAACCTCGTCGCCTCGTCCTGGGGTGAACCGAACATCAAAGAGGGCGACGAGATCGTCATCTCGATCATGGAGCACCACTCCAACATCGTGCCTTGGCATTTCCTCAGGGAACGCCATGGTGCCGTGATCAAATGGGCGCCGGTCGACGACGAGGGCAATTTCCTCATCGAGGAATTCGAGAAGCTGCTGACATCGAAGACCAAGCTGGTCGCGATCACGCAGATGTCGAATGCGCTCGGCACCATCGTTCCGGTCAAGGACGTCGTAAAGATCGCCCACGCCCGCGGCATCCCCGTGCTGGTCGACGGCAGCCAGGGCGCCGTGCATCTGCCCGTCGATGTCCAGGACCTCGGCTGCGACTTCTACGTCTTCACCGGCCACAAGGTTTACGGTCCGACCGGCATCGGCGTGCTCTGGGCCAAGTACGACCACCTCGTCGCGATGCGCCCGTTTAACGGCGGCGGCGAGATGATCCGCGAGGTCTCGCGCGACGTCGTCACCTATGGCGATCCCCCGCACAAATTCGAGGCCGGCACGCCGGCGATCGTCGAAGTCGTCGGCCTTGGCGCGGCGATCGACTACGTCAATTCGATCGGCAAGGAGCGCATCGCCGCACACGAGCACGATCTCGTCACCTACGCCCAGGAGAAGCTGCGCGAGATCAACTCGCTGCGGCTGATCGGCACGGCGCGGGGCAAGGGCCCGGTGATCTCCTTCGAGCTCAAAGGCGCGCACGCCCATGACGTCGCCACCGTGATCGACCGCCAGGGCATCGCGGTGCGCGCCGGCACCCATTGCGTGATGCCGCTTTTAGAGCGGTTCAACGTCACAGCCACCTGCCGGGCGTCGTTCGGCATGTATAATACGCGGGAAGAAGTCGATCATCTGGCACAGGCGCTGTTGAAGGCGCGGGATTTGTTCGCATGA
- the sufC gene encoding Fe-S cluster assembly ATPase SufC: MALLEVKDLKVRVEEREILHGLTLTVNEGEIHAIMGPNGSGKSTLSHVIAGKPGYEVTDGEILFKGEDLLAMAPNERAAKGVFLAFQYPVEIPGVSTMNFLRTALNAQRKARGESEYSTPDFLKKVREVSKSLNIPQDMLKRGVNVGFSGGEKKRNEVLQMALFEPSLCILDEMDSGLDIDALRIAADGVNALHSPKRAMVVITHYQRLLNYIVPDVVHVMSKGRVVKSGAKDLALELESSGYAQYEDA; the protein is encoded by the coding sequence ATGGCTTTGCTTGAAGTGAAAGACCTCAAGGTTCGTGTCGAGGAACGTGAGATCCTCCATGGACTGACGCTGACCGTGAACGAGGGCGAGATCCACGCGATCATGGGGCCGAACGGCTCCGGTAAATCGACTCTGTCCCACGTCATCGCCGGCAAGCCGGGTTACGAGGTCACCGATGGCGAGATCCTGTTCAAGGGCGAAGACCTGCTCGCGATGGCCCCGAACGAGCGCGCGGCCAAGGGCGTGTTCCTGGCGTTCCAGTATCCGGTCGAGATCCCCGGCGTCTCCACCATGAATTTCCTGCGCACCGCGCTGAACGCGCAGCGCAAGGCGCGCGGCGAGAGCGAATATTCGACGCCCGACTTTTTGAAGAAAGTCCGCGAAGTCTCGAAGTCGTTGAACATCCCGCAGGACATGCTCAAGCGCGGCGTCAATGTCGGCTTCTCCGGAGGCGAGAAGAAGCGCAACGAGGTGCTGCAGATGGCGCTGTTCGAGCCGAGCCTGTGCATCCTCGACGAGATGGATTCCGGCCTCGACATCGACGCTCTGCGCATCGCAGCCGACGGCGTCAACGCGCTGCATTCGCCCAAGCGCGCGATGGTCGTCATCACCCACTATCAGCGGCTGCTGAACTACATCGTGCCTGACGTCGTGCACGTGATGTCGAAGGGCCGTGTCGTGAAGAGCGGTGCCAAGGACCTGGCGCTGGAGCTGGAGTCGTCCGGCTACGCCCAGTACGAGGACGCGTAA
- a CDS encoding iron-sulfur cluster assembly accessory protein, translated as MTQISSGSTPASTPKPRRPRPQVMRLTDAAAQRINELTQRADSEIVGLRVGVKNGGCAGQSYTVEYAHDVRPTDEVVEDKGVKILVDPKAVLFLLGTEMDYKADKMQAQFVFNNPNQISACGCGESVELRPAQIDG; from the coding sequence ATGACACAGATATCGTCGGGCTCGACACCAGCATCCACTCCGAAGCCGCGGCGGCCGCGCCCGCAGGTGATGCGGCTGACGGACGCTGCCGCCCAGCGCATCAACGAGCTGACCCAGCGGGCCGATTCCGAGATCGTCGGCCTGCGCGTCGGCGTCAAGAACGGCGGCTGTGCCGGTCAGTCCTATACGGTGGAATACGCCCATGATGTTCGTCCGACCGACGAGGTCGTCGAGGACAAGGGCGTCAAGATCCTGGTCGATCCGAAGGCCGTGCTGTTCCTGCTCGGCACCGAGATGGACTACAAGGCCGACAAGATGCAGGCCCAGTTCGTCTTCAACAACCCCAACCAGATCTCCGCCTGCGGCTGCGGCGAATCGGTCGAGCTGCGCCCGGCGCAGATCGACGGGTAG
- the fabA gene encoding bifunctional 3-hydroxydecanoyl-ACP dehydratase/trans-2-decenoyl-ACP isomerase, with protein MPNPHDFHTPQPSYTRDDLLRSSEGGYFGPGNAQLPAPPMLMMDRITEISLDGGEFGKGHIVGELDVTPGHWFFGCHFRGDATMPASLGLDAMWQMVGYWLGWSGSPGKGRAIGVGEVACTGEVTPNAQRVRYEVAMRMVRRGKLVLGIADGRVLADGTCVFTAKDMRVGLTKAVD; from the coding sequence TTGCCCAACCCGCATGATTTTCACACGCCGCAACCGTCCTACACCAGGGACGACCTGCTGAGATCGAGCGAGGGCGGCTATTTCGGCCCGGGCAACGCGCAATTGCCGGCACCGCCGATGCTGATGATGGATCGCATCACGGAGATCAGCCTGGACGGCGGCGAGTTCGGCAAGGGCCATATCGTCGGCGAGCTCGACGTCACGCCCGGCCATTGGTTCTTCGGTTGCCACTTTCGCGGCGATGCCACGATGCCGGCGTCTCTGGGGCTGGATGCCATGTGGCAGATGGTCGGATACTGGCTGGGCTGGTCGGGCTCTCCGGGCAAGGGCCGCGCCATCGGCGTCGGCGAAGTCGCGTGCACAGGCGAGGTCACACCGAACGCGCAACGCGTGCGCTACGAGGTCGCCATGCGGATGGTCCGGCGCGGCAAGCTGGTGCTCGGAATTGCCGACGGTCGCGTGCTTGCCGACGGCACCTGCGTCTTCACTGCCAAGGACATGCGGGTTGGTCTGACCAAGGCCGTGGATTGA
- a CDS encoding acyltransferase family protein, with translation MSTPLQLPTAERRIDLDWVRILAFGLLIFYHVGMLYVSWGFHIKSAHRLSWLEPLMLVINPWRLSLLFLVSGAASRFMLGKYNLGAFVRTRSARLLIPLIFGMLVIVPPQSYLQIVESFGYPAGFADFYVRHYLAFGAQFCPNPCIVLPTWNHLWFVVYLWVYTVALAGVLWLWPMLADRLGARLAVLLAGPGLLVLPCLLFAAWRLFLFPAFPSTHALFGDWYNHADHATAFLIGFLLAKEGNIWRDIERQRWIALALAAGLFVVFILLRAGLFETSMPRWFAGLAYGCYQWLAMAAVLGFARRRFTADGAVRRYLTDAIFPYYIVHQTAIIMIAHALKGSDLSAGSEAFIVIACTAVTCVVTYEVVRRIAWLRPLFGLRIERCRAAATAQQQAA, from the coding sequence ATGTCAACACCACTGCAACTCCCAACCGCGGAACGGCGCATCGACCTTGATTGGGTACGGATTTTAGCGTTCGGGCTTCTGATCTTCTATCACGTCGGCATGCTCTACGTGTCCTGGGGATTTCACATCAAGAGCGCGCACCGGCTGAGCTGGCTCGAGCCCCTGATGCTGGTCATCAATCCATGGCGGCTGTCGCTGTTGTTTCTGGTGTCCGGCGCCGCCTCTCGCTTTATGCTGGGCAAGTACAACCTCGGTGCCTTCGTCCGCACGCGCTCGGCACGGCTCCTGATCCCACTGATCTTTGGCATGCTCGTAATCGTTCCGCCGCAGTCCTACCTCCAGATCGTTGAGAGCTTCGGTTACCCCGCCGGCTTCGCCGATTTTTACGTCCGGCACTATCTGGCGTTCGGAGCGCAATTCTGCCCGAACCCCTGCATTGTGCTGCCGACCTGGAACCACCTCTGGTTCGTGGTCTACCTGTGGGTCTACACCGTCGCGCTGGCCGGCGTGCTCTGGCTGTGGCCCATGCTGGCCGATCGGCTCGGTGCGAGACTGGCTGTCCTGCTCGCCGGACCGGGGCTGCTGGTCCTGCCGTGCCTTTTGTTTGCGGCTTGGCGCTTGTTCCTATTTCCAGCCTTCCCGTCGACGCACGCGCTGTTCGGCGACTGGTACAACCATGCGGACCATGCGACCGCGTTCCTGATCGGCTTCCTGCTGGCGAAAGAGGGCAACATCTGGCGCGACATCGAACGTCAGCGCTGGATCGCGCTCGCCCTTGCCGCAGGCCTATTCGTTGTGTTCATTCTGCTTCGTGCCGGCCTGTTCGAGACATCGATGCCGAGGTGGTTCGCGGGCTTGGCATATGGTTGTTATCAATGGCTGGCGATGGCCGCTGTGCTGGGCTTTGCGCGCCGCCGCTTCACCGCCGATGGCGCCGTGCGCCGGTACCTGACCGATGCCATCTTTCCCTATTACATTGTGCACCAGACCGCGATCATCATGATCGCGCACGCACTCAAGGGCAGCGATTTGTCCGCCGGAAGCGAGGCCTTCATCGTCATTGCCTGCACCGCGGTCACCTGCGTGGTTACCTACGAGGTGGTACGGCGGATCGCCTGGCTGCGGCCGCTGTTCGGTTTGCGGATCGAGCGGTGCCGCGCGGCCGCGACCGCGCAGCAGCAGGCGGCCTGA